From Pyxicephalus adspersus chromosome 7, UCB_Pads_2.0, whole genome shotgun sequence, a single genomic window includes:
- the GET4 gene encoding Golgi to ER traffic protein 4 homolog, translated as MMAAAMAEQEGSKGSARNRGGVQRVEGKLRASVEKGDYYEAHQMYRTLFFRYMSQNKHTEARELMYSGALLFFSHGQQNSAADLSMLVLESLEKSEAKVTEDLLENLAKLFSLMDQNSPERVAFVSRALKWSSGGSGKLGHPKLHQLLAITLWKEQNYYESRYHFLHSSDGEGCANMLVEYSSTRGYRSEVDMFVAQAVLQFLCLKNKTSASVVFTTYTEKHPSIERGPPFVQPLLNFIWFLLLAVEGGKLTVFTVLCEQYQPSLKRDPMYNEYLDRIGQLFFGVPPKQSSSYGGLLGNLLNSLMGAGEDEDDVEDGQDDSSPIELD; from the exons ATGATGGCTGCTGCAATGGCGGAGCAAGAGGGCTCCAAAGGCAGCGCTCGGAACCGGGGAGGAGTGCAGCGTGTGGAGGGAAAGCTGCGGGCTAGCGTTGAGAAAGGGGACTACTATGAAGCCCACCAAATGTACCGTACACTCTTCTTCAG GTATATGTCACAGAACAAACATACGGAAGCCAGAGAATTAATGTATTCTGGAGCTCTGCTGTTTTTCAGCCATGGTCAG CAAaacagtgctgctgatctgtccATGCTTGTTCTGGAGTCGCTAGAAAAATCTGAAGCTAAAGTGACAGAAGACTTATTAG AAAACTTAGCCAAATTGTTTAGTTTGATGGATCAAAACTCCCCAGAGCGAGTGGCGTTTGTATCCCGTGCTCTCAAGTGGTCATCCGGAGGGTCAGGAAAACTAGGTCACCCAAAGTTGCATCAGTTACTAGCTATTACGTTATGGAAAG aGCAAAACTATTATGAGTCCCGGTACCACTTTCTGCACTCCTCAGATGGAGAAGGCTGCGCCAATATGTTAGTAGAATACTCGTCCACTCGTGGCTACCGCAGTGAGGTGGACATGTTTGTGGCACAAGCTGTCCTGCA attcctctgtttaaaaaacaaaaccagtgcATCTGTGGTCTTCACAACATATACGGAGAAACATCCTTCAATAGAGAGGGGTCCTCCTTTTGTACAGCCCCTCTTAAACTTTATTTGGTTTCTACTACTGGCTGTGGAGGG TGGAAAATTAACAGTTTTTACAGTATTGTGTGAACAGTATCAACCATCTTTAAAAAGAGATCCTATGTATAATGAG tatcTGGACAGGATAGGACAGCTTTTCTTTGGTGTACCACCTAAACAGTCCTCTTCGTATGGCGGATTATTGg gTAATCTATTGAACAGTCTAATGGGTGCTGGTGAAGATGAGGATGATGTGGAGGATGGTCAGGATGACAGCAGCCCTATCGAATTAGATTGA